A genome region from Arachis duranensis cultivar V14167 chromosome 6, aradu.V14167.gnm2.J7QH, whole genome shotgun sequence includes the following:
- the LOC107494457 gene encoding uncharacterized protein LOC107494457 — MEDSVEVSLNEAKEEKNMIELDVKNESKEEEKEKDLEDKCGEGEEKKKKKEKDKKKKKKDDENGADDDGDEEKKEKKKKEKKDKVKDDEGEDDNEKKKEKKDKDKKKEKKKDHGNEEADNDDKKKKKDKKEKEKDKKKEKKEDNEEEEVDNDKKKKKDKEKEKDKKKEKKEDDEEEVDNDDEENKKKKKKDKKEKEKKDKEVKVEVASKEIDITENEKECKEEKGDGKGDEKDAKEKKKKKEDKEKKKKEKTNDLSTLKQKLEKVNGKIQALLEKKADIERQIKESEAEGNVITQKDKDVV; from the coding sequence ATGGAAGATTCCGTCGAAGTAAGTCTAAATGaagcaaaagaagagaagaatatgATTGAATTGGACGTGAAGAATGAAtcaaaggaagaagagaaagaaaaggattTAGAAGATAAATGTGGGGAAGgcgaggagaagaagaaaaagaaggagaaggataaaaagaaaaagaaaaaggatgatGAAAATGGTgcagatgatgatggtgatgaggagaaaaaggagaagaagaaaaaggaaaagaaggacAAGGTAAAAGATGATGAAGGTGAGGATGATaatgagaagaaaaaggaaaagaaggacaaggataagaaaaaggaaaagaaaaaggaccATGGCAATGAAGAAGCAGATAATgatgataaaaagaagaaaaaggacaagaaggagaaagagaaggataagaagaaagaaaagaaggaagataatgaagaagaagaagtggataatgataaaaagaagaaaaaagacaaggagaaagagaaggataagaagaaagaaaagaaggaagatgatgaagaagaagtggataatgatgatgaagagaataagaaaaagaagaaaaaagataagaaggagaaagagaagaaggataAGGAGGTCAAAGTTGAAGTTGCTTCAAAGGAGATTGATATAACAGAGAATGAGAAGGAATGCAAGGAAGAGAAGGGTGATGGGAAGGGTGATGAGAAAGATgctaaagagaagaagaagaagaaagaggacaaggagaagaagaaaaaggaaaaaaccaaTGATCTAAGCACCTTGAAGCAGAAGCTTGAAAAAGTTAATGGCAAAATACAAGCACTCCTTGAAAAGAAGGCAGATATAGAAAGGCAGATAAAAGAATCTGAAGCTGAGGGCAATGTTATCACCCAGAAAGACAAGGATGTGGTATAA
- the LOC107494458 gene encoding purine permease 21, which translates to MQQPQELQQLPIVVSNGANKETNTLDDDNSVPTQMNQSSAMMIKRKIYHRGLKIALYAAFVLLGQSAATLLGRLYYEKGGKSKWMGTLVQIAGFPILLPYYYFFNQSSPPKNKDLTIIDPNKPSLSMLSFVYVSLGLIVALNCYLYSIGLWYLPVSTLSLICSSQLAFNAFFSYFLNSLKFTPYIINSLVLLTISSVVLVFEPSDDGTSDSSTKASKKKYIIGFICTIASSAGYGLVLSLQQLAFKKVLKGETFKVVMDVIIYQSIVATIATLIGLFASGEWKGLNEEMRGYEMGEVSYVLNLTFTAIIWQLFSIGCVGLIFEVSSLFSNSISVLGVPIVPLLAVIVFKDKMHGIKAISMVLALWGFISYVYQHYVDERNYNSQNSSNGHDAKASSSPLEEKANR; encoded by the exons ATGCAACAACCTCAAGAGCTGCAGCAGCTTCCAATTGTGG TATCTAATGGAGCTAATAAGGAAACAAATACATTGGATGATGACAATAGTGTTCCAACTCAAATGAACCAATCATCGGCTATGATGATCAAGAGGAAAATATACCATCGTGGGTTAAAAATAGCACTGTATGCAGCATTTGTGTTGTTAGGCCAATCAGCAGCAACACTTCTAGGAAGATTGTACTATGAAAAAGGTGGTAAGAGCAAATGGATGGGAACACTTGTCCAAATTGCTGGATTCCCAATCCTCTtaccttattattattttttcaatcaatcatcaccacccaaaaataaagatctCACAATTATTGATCCAAATAAACCATCACTTTCAATGTTGTCATTTGTGTATGTCTCTTTGGGTCTAATTGTTGCTTTGAATTGTTACTTATACTCAATTGGGTTATGGTACCTCCCTGTCTCCACACTCTCCCTAATTTGTTCATCCCAATTGGCCTTCAATGCTTTCTTCTCTTACTTTCTCAATTCACTCAAATTCACACCTTATATTATCAATTCCTTAGTACTTCTCACAATTTCATCAGTAGTTCTTGTATTTGAACCAAGTGATGATGGCACATCAGACtcatcaacaaaagcctcaaagAAAAAGTACATTATTGGGTTCATCTGCACAATTGCTTCTTCTGCAGGTTATGGACTAGTCCTTTCCCTTCAACAATTGGCTTTCAAGAAGGTTCTAAAAGGTGAAACTTTCAAAGTGGTGATGGACGTGATAATATACCAATCAATTGTAGCTACAATTGCTACTCTAATTGGACTTTTTGCTAGTGGAGAATGGAAAGGTTTGAATGAAGAGATGAGAGGGTATGAAATGGGAGAAGTATCCTATGTGTTGAATTTGACCTTCACAGCTATAATTTGGCAACTTTTTAGTATTGGTTGTGTAGGGTTGATATTTGAGGTGTCTTCACTCTTTTCTAATTCTATAAGTGTTTTGGGTGTGCCCATTGTTCCACTTTTGGCTGTGATAGTGTTTAAGGACAAAATGCATGGGATTAAGGCTATTTCTATGGTGCTGGCTTTGTGGGGCTTTATATCTTATGTCTATCAACACTATGTGGATGAAAGAAACTACAATTCTCAAAACAGTAGCAATGGCCATGATGCAAAAGCTAGTTCTTCACCTTTAGAAGAGAAAGCCAATAGATAG